GTGTTCCGGGGCTGCACAAGGGGGTGCCGCTTTTGCCAGGCCGGGATGATTTACCGTCCTGTAAGGGAGCGGACACCGGAACTCCTGCTCCGCCAGGCCGGGGAAATTCTAAAAAATACCGGTTATGAGGAAATTTCTCTTGTTTCTTTAAGCAGTCTTGATTATAGTAGTTTAGGAGATCTCTTGCCTCCCCTGGGGGAGCGGTGCCGGCTCTCGCGCACAGGAATTTCCCTCCCCTCGCTCCGGGTAGACTCTTTTAGTGTGGGGGTTGCCCGGAACCTTCCCGGGGGACGGAGGTCGAGTCTTACTTTTGCACCGGAGGCAGGAACTCAGCGGCTCCGGAATGTAATTAATAAAGGGGTTACCGAAACCGGTTTCCTGGAAGCCGTCAGGGCGGCTTTTGACGCCGGCTGGTCTGCGGTAAAGCTCTATTTTATGGTAGGCCTTCCTACTGAAGAGCAGGCGGATCTCGAGGGGATCGGCGACCTCGTTCATAAAACCCGGCAAATCGGGAAACAGGTCTTCAAGGGACGAAAAAAGGTGCGTATTACAGTGAGCGCATCCTCTTTTGTACCCAAGGCCCACACCCCCTTTCAATGGGAGGGGCAGCAGCCCAGGGAGGTTCTGGCGGAGAAGCACAAGTTCTTGCGGGATCTCATCCAGAAAAGCGGGGCTGTTTATCGCTGGCACCAGATAGAAATGAGCTTTCTTGAAGCCGTTTTCGCGCGGGGGGACCGCAGGCTGGCTGGGGTTCTGACGGAAGCGTGGCGCCGGGGTTGCAGGTTCGATGGGTGGACGGAGAGCTTCCTCTTCCCTTTGTGGGAGGAAAGTTTTCAGGCAACCGGCCTCGATCCCCGGTTCTACGCCGAACGCCGGATACCCTATGAAGAAGCCCTTCCCTGGGATCTGATTGAATCCGGAATCGAAAAAGATTTCCTGGTCCGCGAGCACGAGCGCGCCCTGGCGGGACTTCCAACCCTGGACTGCCGCGCTGCTCCCTGTACGGGATGCGGGGTTTGTCCTGCGTTTGGAACGGCTCCTTCCTTGAGCCGGGAAAGGCCGGCTGAAGAGAAGAAGCGGGACCAGGAATGACCGGGAATTGAGATCCGGAAAAACGGAATGAAAGACAGGGGATGAGGGACGTGCTGAGGTACCGGCTTGAATATGCAAAAAAAGATTTTGCGCGATTTCTTTCTCACCTGGAGCTGCTCCGCACCTTCAACCGTGTCTTCAGGCGCTCCGCATTGCCTCTGAGCTTTACCAGGGGTTTCAGTCCCCGCCCGAAAATCTCTTTCGGCCCTCCTCTGCCCGTGGGAGCGGCGGGCCTCCGCGAATATCTTGACTTCGAATTAGTGGAGGCGGTTCCTCCCCGGAAAGGTCTCGAGCTCCTGGCCCGGCAGCTCCCGGCCGGTTTGGTGGCAGGGCAGTTAGCGGTACTGCCTCCCGGGGCGCCGGGGTTAAGCAAATTTTTAGATTGCG
This region of Bacillota bacterium genomic DNA includes:
- a CDS encoding TIGR03960 family B12-binding radical SAM protein encodes the protein MLEQILTEEVFPRLKKPARYVGTEWNAIKKDWGQVAVKMAFAFPDLYEVGMSHLGLHILYGLVNEQPDYLMERVFAPARDLEEELRRHRLPLFSLESHRPLSDFDVIGFTLQYELTFTNFLNMLDLGELPLLASDRAGFHPLIIGGGPVAYNPEPVAPFFDALVIGEGEEVLLEILKLVKTAREKGFRHDREALLEKLGEIPGVYVPGFYSVEYTPEGRVRKLEAVRPKAPSRIKRRLLRDLDAAYYPVAPVVPLVEAVHERGMLEVFRGCTRGCRFCQAGMIYRPVRERTPELLLRQAGEILKNTGYEEISLVSLSSLDYSSLGDLLPPLGERCRLSRTGISLPSLRVDSFSVGVARNLPGGRRSSLTFAPEAGTQRLRNVINKGVTETGFLEAVRAAFDAGWSAVKLYFMVGLPTEEQADLEGIGDLVHKTRQIGKQVFKGRKKVRITVSASSFVPKAHTPFQWEGQQPREVLAEKHKFLRDLIQKSGAVYRWHQIEMSFLEAVFARGDRRLAGVLTEAWRRGCRFDGWTESFLFPLWEESFQATGLDPRFYAERRIPYEEALPWDLIESGIEKDFLVREHERALAGLPTLDCRAAPCTGCGVCPAFGTAPSLSRERPAEEKKRDQE